Proteins encoded by one window of Salvia splendens isolate huo1 chromosome 7, SspV2, whole genome shotgun sequence:
- the LOC121811085 gene encoding probable glucomannan 4-beta-mannosyltransferase 11 isoform X1, whose translation MGPASAAEMAAVKWLLGSPADVIAPVWNAVKSYAIVPVLRFSLYLCLLWSFLLFVEWVHMMFLAALAKLMRRRHAERYKWEPLRDDLEGGSLDFPMVLVQIPIYNEIEVYKISIGAACRLSWPVDRLVVQVLDDSTDLVIKDKIEKECMRWASEGINIRYQLREGRKGYKAGALKEGLKRDYVKECEYVAIFDADFQPEADFLRRAMPVLIQNPEVALVQARWRFVNANECFLTRMQEISLDFQFVIEQEGGSSIHSFFSFNGSGGVWRLGAIDDAGGWNDRTTVEDMDLALRAGLMGWKFVFLGDIEVRSELPSTFKAYRSQQHRWSCGPANLFRKMVIGIVKNKDISLSRKFYMIYNFFFIRKVVGTMFAFVFYCVVLPLVSLMPEVDYPKWGAIVATLIIATVNTSISTPRSFYMAIPWVLFENIMSFHRTKALMIGLFEAKRANEWIVTEKLGDAFEGKSRAEFSAPKGPRQLKHLRERILLQELGIASFLFACGCHGIFYGHDRYYLYLFPQAIFFTIAGFGYFGTIVPSCPELS comes from the exons ATGGGCCCAGCTTCGGCGGCGGAAATGGCTGCGGTAAAATGGCTTCTCGGCTCGCCTGCTGACGTCATCGCGCCGGTTTGGAATGCGGTGAAATCGTACGCGATAGTGCCGGTTTTGAGATTCTCTCTCTACCTCTGCTTGCTGTGGTCGTTCTTGCTCTTTGTGGAGTGGGTTCACATGATGTTCCTCGCTGCTCTCGCCAAGCTGATGCGGAGAAGGCACGCGGAGAGGTACAAATGGGAGCCGTTGAGGGATGATTTGGAAGGTGGGAGCCTCGATTTCCCCATGGTTCTTGTCCAGATACCGATATACAATGAGATAGAG GTGTACAAGATCTCCATTGGTGCAGCGTGTAGGCTGTCTTGGCCAGTTGATAGGCTGGTGGTTCAAGTTTTGGATGATTCTACTGATCTTGTTATTAAG GATAAGATTGAGAAAGAGTGTATGAGGTGGGCGAGTGAAGGCATAAACATTAGGTACCAGCTTCGAGAAGGTCGGAAGGGGTACAAGGCCGGGGCTCTCAAGGAAGGGCTGAAGCGGGACTATGTCAAAGAGTGTGAGTATGTTGCCATCTTTGATGCTGATTTCCAGCCGGAGGCAGACTTCCTTCGACGAGCCATGCCTGTCCTGATTCAAAACCCAGAGGTCGCACTTGTGCAGGCTCGCTGGAGGTTTG TGAATGCAAATGAATGCTTCTTGACAAGAATGCAGGAAATATCATTGGACTTCCAGTTTGTAATTGAGCAAGAAGGAGGATCATCCATTCATTCCTTCTTCAGCTTTAACG GAAGTGGTGGAGTATGGAGACTCGGGGCAATAGACGACGCTGGAGGTTGGAATGATCGAACCACTGTAGAAGATATGGATCTTGCTCTCCGAGCTGGACTCATGGGCTGGAAGTTTGTTTTCCTAGGCGACATTGAG GTTAGGAGTGAGCTTCCTAGTACTTTCAAGGCCTATCGCTCTCAGCAGCATCGGTGGTCCTGTGGTCCAGCCAATTTGTTCAGAAAGATGGTGATCGGAATTGTAAAGAACAAG GATATATCGCTCTCACGAAAGTTCTACATGATATATAACTTCTTCTTCATCCGGAAGGTCGTGGGAACTATGTTCGCCTTCGTTTTTTACTGTGTGGTGCTGCCCTTGGTAAGTCTGATGCCTGAAGTTGATTATCCTAAATGGGGTGCCATTGTGGCTACTTTGATAATTGCCACCGTAAACACGAGCATTTCGACTCCAAG atcATTCTATATGGCCATTCCTTGGGTCCTTTTCGAGAACATAATGTCGTTTCATCGCACCAAGGCTTTGATGATCGGTCTGTTCGAGGCCAAGAGGGCAAACGAATGGATTGTCACTGAGAAACTAGGAGACGCCTTCGAGGGCAAATCCAGAGCTGAATTTAGTGCACCAAAGGGTCCTCGACAGCTTAAGCATCTCCGGGAGAG aaTACTACTGCAGGAGCTGGGAATTGCTTCGTTTCTTTTCGCTTGTGGATGCCACGGGATCTTCTATGGGCACGATAGATACTACCTGTATCTCTTCCCTCAAGCCATCTTCTTCACTATTGCTGGGTTCGGCTACTTTGGCACGATAGTCCCGAGCTGCCCCGAGCTCTCTTAG
- the LOC121811085 gene encoding glucomannan 4-beta-mannosyltransferase 2-like isoform X2 — translation MGPASAAEMAAVKWLLGSPADVIAPVWNAVKSYAIVPVLRFSLYLCLLWSFLLFVEWVHMMFLAALAKLMRRRHAERYKWEPLRDDLEGGSLDFPMVLVQIPIYNEIEVYKISIGAACRLSWPVDRLVVQVLDDSTDLVIKDKIEKECMRWASEGINIRYQLREGRKGYKAGALKEGLKRDYVKECEYVAIFDADFQPEADFLRRAMPVLIQNPEVALVQARWRFVNANECFLTRMQEISLDFQFVIEQEGGSSIHSFFSFNGSGGVWRLGAIDDAGGWNDRTTVEDMDLALRAGLMGWKFVFLGDIEVRSELPSTFKAYRSQQHRWSCGPANLFRKMVIGIVKNKDISLSRKFYMIYNFFFIRKVVGTMFAFVFYCVVLPLVSLMPEVDYPKWGAIVATLIIATVNTSISTPRYHSIWPFLGSFSRT, via the exons ATGGGCCCAGCTTCGGCGGCGGAAATGGCTGCGGTAAAATGGCTTCTCGGCTCGCCTGCTGACGTCATCGCGCCGGTTTGGAATGCGGTGAAATCGTACGCGATAGTGCCGGTTTTGAGATTCTCTCTCTACCTCTGCTTGCTGTGGTCGTTCTTGCTCTTTGTGGAGTGGGTTCACATGATGTTCCTCGCTGCTCTCGCCAAGCTGATGCGGAGAAGGCACGCGGAGAGGTACAAATGGGAGCCGTTGAGGGATGATTTGGAAGGTGGGAGCCTCGATTTCCCCATGGTTCTTGTCCAGATACCGATATACAATGAGATAGAG GTGTACAAGATCTCCATTGGTGCAGCGTGTAGGCTGTCTTGGCCAGTTGATAGGCTGGTGGTTCAAGTTTTGGATGATTCTACTGATCTTGTTATTAAG GATAAGATTGAGAAAGAGTGTATGAGGTGGGCGAGTGAAGGCATAAACATTAGGTACCAGCTTCGAGAAGGTCGGAAGGGGTACAAGGCCGGGGCTCTCAAGGAAGGGCTGAAGCGGGACTATGTCAAAGAGTGTGAGTATGTTGCCATCTTTGATGCTGATTTCCAGCCGGAGGCAGACTTCCTTCGACGAGCCATGCCTGTCCTGATTCAAAACCCAGAGGTCGCACTTGTGCAGGCTCGCTGGAGGTTTG TGAATGCAAATGAATGCTTCTTGACAAGAATGCAGGAAATATCATTGGACTTCCAGTTTGTAATTGAGCAAGAAGGAGGATCATCCATTCATTCCTTCTTCAGCTTTAACG GAAGTGGTGGAGTATGGAGACTCGGGGCAATAGACGACGCTGGAGGTTGGAATGATCGAACCACTGTAGAAGATATGGATCTTGCTCTCCGAGCTGGACTCATGGGCTGGAAGTTTGTTTTCCTAGGCGACATTGAG GTTAGGAGTGAGCTTCCTAGTACTTTCAAGGCCTATCGCTCTCAGCAGCATCGGTGGTCCTGTGGTCCAGCCAATTTGTTCAGAAAGATGGTGATCGGAATTGTAAAGAACAAG GATATATCGCTCTCACGAAAGTTCTACATGATATATAACTTCTTCTTCATCCGGAAGGTCGTGGGAACTATGTTCGCCTTCGTTTTTTACTGTGTGGTGCTGCCCTTGGTAAGTCTGATGCCTGAAGTTGATTATCCTAAATGGGGTGCCATTGTGGCTACTTTGATAATTGCCACCGTAAACACGAGCATTTCGACTCCAAGGT atcATTCTATATGGCCATTCCTTGGGTCCTTTTCGAGAACATAA